ttgagctctaccaagtctgctgctaaaccatgtccctcagtgccacatctctgcctctttcaagcaccttcagggatgtggattcaaccacctccctgggcagcctgttccagtgtttgagaaccctttcagggaagaagctgCTTCTATTATATCCAGTGTAaactttccctggtgcaacttgaggccatttcctctcatcttatcCCTTGTTActgtggagaagagaccagcacccacctcactccaacctccgtTAAGGTATTTGtagaggtctctcctcagtctcctccagaaTAAACAACTTCAGTGCCctaagctgctcctcaccagatctgttctccaaccctttctccagctttgttgcccttctctagacatgctccaacacctcGATGTCCTTTTTGTAACgtggggcccaaaactgatcccagtattcaaggtgtgggctcactggtgctgagtacagggggacagtcactgccctggtcctgctggccacactactgctgatccaggccaggatgctggtgaccttcttggccacttgggcacacactAGACCACGTTCACCTGCTATCAATCAACACACCCAGGTCTTTCTAtgctgggcagctcccagccgcTCACTCTGTCCATCACCAGTGACATAATTTATTCTCCACCTTTCAATCACTGTTTCATATctttgcagcctgtgctgcttctgatgGGCTTTTCTAACTGGGCTTGTGACTTAATCAAGCAGCAGAACCCCAAAACATCTCTTTCAGCCCCACTGACAGTGCCTGTCatcccagcacacacacagaagtGCATGCCCAGGTCTGTCTGTGAGTTTGTTGGTGCCAGCAGTTGCAGTGTGgggaagctgtggccatggagacccttccctgcagtgcttgggtgatgcttgctgctgcccagggcaattCATGGAGGTTCACTGGAGAACCAGAGGACATTTGGCAGTGGGGAGTTGGCTGCAGAGGTGAATAAATAAAAGGAACTGCCTGAAGGAAGGGGGaaacagtgccagggaaactgtcCATTCTTCTTTGGCCAAGAGGTGTTTGGTGGTGTGTACACTCAGCCCTTGCCAACATCAGCAGAAGGTTCCTTCTGAAGATGTGTCCTTTGAGgatgcccagcacagccacaggttCCATCACCACACAGTCCCACACCCTTTGGATACCTTTAGGGTATCCAGATGGGGAACAGTAGCTCAACTAGCACCCTGTGGTACTCCATCCATCAAGTCAGCATCTCACCTAGAGGGGTTGTCACCTGCAATCCTGACAGCCCACCCACATTCATCATTCTTgagcccttcctcctcctcagtaGGGCCCGGACATCCCACATCGGCTTTTCAccatctgcagcagcttttgcttGAAGGTGAGGAAGACGATGACGAAGGCCACCAGGAGTGTCAGGCAGGTGGGCAGAGCCAACACCAGGTAGAGGAGAGCTCGGTTGGCCATCTGCCAGCGGCAGCTCTGCACAATGGGCTCAGGCAGCATCCTGGGGGTCCACGTGTGGGAGGCATAGCTGCAGGTTACCTCCTGTCCATCAGGGACGTGCAACCCCTCGACCCACTGCAAGGAGTCCCACCAGCCCAGCGTGCAGCAGTTGTAGGGGTTTCGGCTGAGGTAGACCTCCCGCAGGCTCTTCACCAGCGGCGTCTGTGCCACAtctgctgggagagcagagaggctgttGTGCCGCAGGTCCAGGCTCTGCAGGTTCAAGCCACCCAGTGAGGTGGGGAATACAGTCAAGGAGTTCCCTGAAAGGTCCAAGCACACAAGGCTGCTTAAGGCAGAGAAGTCCACCAcggtggaggagaggctggtgttcctcagggacaACACCTGCAGTGTCAGCGCAATGTCCTGCAGCCACCTCAGGTCCCCAGACAGTACCTGATGGTTGTTGGAGAGGTCCAAATGCGTCAGTGATGTCCCCTGGAAGGCCTGACCCCCCAGTCCCTGCAGACCACAGCTGGCCAAGGAGAGATGAGTCAAAGTCTCAACGCCCCTGATGTCCACACAAGAGGGACTTTCTGCCTTGCTCATAACAGCTGGTTGGGGACAGAGGTCAACCTGGTTGTGACTAAGGTCCACGGTAGTGATCTTCCTGGTGTAGGTGAAAACCGCAGGAGGAAGTGCTCGCAGCCTGTTGGCACTGAGGTTGAAGAGCTGCAGGTTGGGCAGGATGTCCTTGGCATCCGCCTCCACCCCAAGCTCCACCAGACGATTCTGGCTAAGGTCCAGCTCCATCAACATAGCTAAAGGGTCCCCCTCTAACAGGTGAAATGTCTCCAGGCAGTTCTGGTTCAGTTTCAGGTGAGTTAGGGAGGGCATCTGGGCCAGGAAGTCCTCTGGCAGGTACCAGACCTGGTTTTGGCTCATGTCCAGGAGGCGCAGGGAGGAAAGGTTGCTGTGGCAGACCTCATCCCAGAGGCTGACTGTTGTGAcgctggtggagttgccatcgaTGAGCAAGAACTGCACTGTGACATCCACCAGGGATGTGCCATTGGGGAGGCGCTGGTAGAAGCTCATCTTATTGtccttcagcagcaaggagtgcagcttgctctgccggggcagcagagggaagaagaggaggtggtTGTGGGACaggtccagcacctccagctcaaACAGGTCATCACTTTCCAGGGCCAGAAACCACTCAATGATGTTGTTGCTAACGTTGAGCACCCTGAGCTGGGTCAGGCCAAACTCCACTATGCAGGGGAGGTAGTTGTAAGCTAAGTTGAGcctttgcagcctctgcagcccttcaAACGCTTTGTCAATCTCAAAAATGTAGTTCTTCTCCAGGTTCAGCTCCAAGAGCTGTGTCAGGTTTGCAAAGACAGATGAGTCCAGCCTCATGATGATGTTCCTAGCCACGGACAAGGACTCCAAGGAGGACAGGTTCCAGATCAAAACTGATACCATGCCCTCAGTGAGGCTGTTTCCAGCTAGATTCAGTGCCTTcaaggctggcagagcagaaagagcagatGCTGTCAGTGAGTAGTTGGTGAAGAGGAGGTTGTCTGCCAAGGAGAGTGTGTGGAGGCCTTGGCTCCtgaggaaggtgccaggctcaaTGAGCTCCAGCCGGTTTTTGGGCAAGCTGAGATGCCGCAGTCGGTGGTAGGAGAGCAGGGAGGCGTTGGCCAGAACCTGGATAGTGTTGTCATCAAGCAACAGCTCCTCAGTATCATCCTGAAGGTTTCCTGGGACAGAGCTCAGCCATCTTCCAGTGCAGTCTGCAATGCCCTGCACCTAAAGCAAGATGTGGGTGAGTGGTGCTGCTCTGAGAGGCAGGAGATGGGGGAAGATGAGGAGGTAGAAGGTTGGGGAGCAGAGTGAGGACAGAGGTGGTTAAAGCCTCGGCATCCAGTCCACATCTTAAGCTAAGACAGTAGCTGGGAGGGGGCAgacctggagatgctgaggcagctggactCTGCACGGCAGGACCAAGCAGTCAGAACAGTGAGGGTTTGCAAGAGAGGACTTACGAGCACGCAGCCACCAGGAGAAGTTGCCCAGGCTGTGGTGATCACCCTGCttccccatcctgctgccaggaggatCAGAAGCAGGGAGAGACTAGGAAGCGAGGCCTCCATCTCAGCGGTGGCACTcctgcagagacagagacagaggtgAGAAGGTCAAGAGCTGCAGACTGCTTGTTTGAAAGACCCAGGTTCTCCCAGGGAGGCCTGCGAGTGATCCTTGTGCATAACCAGCCTCCTGCCcatagctgctgcctgcaggcaagtgcacagctcccactgcttcgctcaggagcacccagaggagACAGGCTGCCAACAgaccataaaatcacagaaccattttggttggaaaagacctccaaggtcaccgaGCCcagctgtcaacccaacaccaccatagccactaaaccacatccaccactgccatgcccacccatttcttgagtacctccagggacaatgactccatcatcgccctgggcagcctgctcataTGAAGACTTTTGCTTCCAATATTCGGCCTGGGCCTCCACAAACTGCTTACAGAGAGATGGTGAAAAGTCCTGGCACTGAGCCCACCAACCCCAGCAGGGAGCCCTCATGGAGGTCCACCAaggagagcttggagaggacaaaaagagaagggggaagaggaggcagcctgGTCCCCTCACGAGGTAGCACACATGGGAAAGGCAGCACCcttgctgcacagctgctcacCAACACCACTGAATTGCAACCCCCCAAGCAGAGGCTTCCTGCCCCCGCTCCCACCAAGGCTCATGTCCTCCCTCTCTGGCACCAAATGCTTTCCTAGGAGACACCAACCCAGCCACTACCGAGTGCCTTCCAGCACCCACCCCTGCTCCCAGGGAAGCAGAGGCTCTCCGAGTGCAAGGTGCCACTTTAGTGACTCGGTGGGTCTGGGGCTGAGAGTATTTGCATCTGGGGTGAAGATAAAGCTCAGGCAAATGAGCGGCGAGGGCTGGGCAAACAGCCCAAGCACAACTGCTGCGAGGCTATTTTTGGCAGCACAGGTAGCCAGAGCCACGCAGCACCCGGGGAGCAGGGGACACGTCTTGGGGCATCTCCTTCCTTGGGACAGGCAAAAGTGTTAAGCTGGTGTCTTACCAAACAGTATGCATGCATTAATGTCGTGGGGATGGGGAAGAAGctcctctttcccaggctggggctgacaCACAGTAGCTTGCATCCTCACAAGCCCTCTGCCTCCGGCAGCACCTTGCATCCAGGCACAGTGGCAGGAAGGGACCCTGCCGTGTCCTCACCGCAACGGAACACCTGAGCCTTTGGCCTCAGCTTGCATTTGGCCCCTGAACCCCTCCACAGCAGCTCACACTTTCCTTTGCCCAGCTCAGCGTATCTTTACTACCCAGCATCGTCCTCTCCTAACATCAGAAGCACCTCCACTGCCCCTCCTCACCCCTAGGGCTGCGGGGATGGTGCCTCCCTGGCCAGGATAACATGTGGCAGCGCTGGCAGGAaaccctgcccacagccccacagaGGTGCCCACATCCAAGAAGTCGGAGAGCACCCGAGGTGCTCCTCAGGGCGCACACCAGCCCCAGCGTGGGCCTAGCAGCCACAGATCTTGTGAGCAGGGGCAAAAGCGACACGCAGCcgccagggctctgcagcctgccaaggGGGGCTGCCCGAAGGCCACCCCCAGCAGGGCTTTTCCCCGGCAgaggtgtggggggcaggtactCACCGCACGGGGCGGCGTGCGGGGCCTCTCGCACCTCATCCTGCAGCTGCGCTCGGGGGCTCCTGGGGCCAAGAGCGGGTGCAGCCCGTGGGGTTCGTGTCCCAGCCGCCCTGGCTCAGCACCAATATAGCCTTTGCGGAAGGAGCCAACGGAAACTGCAGTCACATGGAGGCAGAGAGCGCGGCCAGCACCTCGCCTACTGCTCCGCAGCCCGGGGCATGCACTCGCCGGCAGCTGCCCGGCCGGGAGGAACTGCGGGCgctgggcaagcagggaggggggtgccagggggaagCTGCCCCCGCTGAGCGTCGTGCGGCTGCCGGCTCTCTCGCAGCTCCCGGGGACAAGCCTTGCGCTGCAATTCCTCTGCACGGCGCCAGCAGCGAAACCCCTGCAAGGCTTTCGGGAGGCAGGGGTAGTGGCCGGGGGGAAGTGTCGTTGCCTATGGAGCCATGCCACCCGCCGCGGCGGGCTGGAGAACGGCCGCTGGCTGGCTGGTGCTCCCCTGCATGGCACCTGTTGGCATCGTGTAGCCTACACTCCCTGCTTGCCTCCAGCACCCAGGACAGGGCTTCGAAAGGAGCCGAGGGATGTGCTTCCTGCAGGGGAAAACCGCTGTTATTTCCTATTGCATCCCAAATGAAGGTTGGAATGCCCCCAGAGGCTGAGCCCTTGCTTTGGGACGCCAGCCCGTCGTGCTGTCTAGGTGAGATTCAGGATGCCCACAGACCCTTGGgtctcctggagctgcttgggcaAACTCAGCACCTAGGGCGCAAGCAAGACCTGTCTAGATACAGGGACCTCCCAAGTGCTGGTCCCTACCTGAAAGTCAGCATAAAGGACTTTTCCCACAACTGCCAAGGCAGAGACACCTGAGAGTTCACATTTCCAAGGCAATATGAATAGAGAGGCCTccttcttcctcatcctcatccacccctgctctccatctctcttCCCACACCATGTATCCCCTCTCCCAGGGTCCTCACACACTCTCAGATCCCCAGTAAATCCAGCCACTGGGGGAGAAACCATTTTGCTTGGATTTACCTAGCTGGGAAGAGGCTCAAAACGATGGAAAAAGGATTCAGCCCTGCAACAGGACCCTGTCCAGTGGGATCAGCAGGTACTGCTCTGCAGCGTCCACCCTTCACGGCCCAGGCACCAGTGCCAGTGGAACCTTCTGCAGAAGTCAGGAGATGAATTACTGATGTGTTATCGTGGCACACCAAGCACCTCATCGAGGGACATCACAGCCTAGGTCCCACTCATCTGACAGAAAAAACGGCCCCTaaactcctgcagccagcacaaatGACTAGGGAGGGGTTTcattgggttgttttttcttggGGCTGGGTTTTGAGTTTTCTTTGCCCTCACCTTAAATTTAATTTCTTATCTGGAAGGAGACTGCACTCCCCCATGTCACTCACAAAAAAAGCCCTGTGGTTTCATTTCCTCCATTTTCAAAGAAGTTGCAGCATAAGAatcaagaaggaaaagagagaagcacTCCTCATCCAAGTGAACCCAAGAAGATGgcagaagctctgcagcagggcaacATTCCCATAGCATTGCTCGAGGTCACACGAAGGGCTGAGCCTGCCTGGCAATTACAAACCTACTCCTTGTCCCTAAAGCCTCACCACTAGCCCAGCCTGCAACCAGACCACTCATCTGATGCTGGCAGAGATTTGGCCCAGGGCTGGGAACACCTGAAATTGTAAAAACTTGAGCAGTtcacctcctggctgctgcagaaggtccTGTTGGCAGTGGcaactggagatgggtaggttcagactggatgtgaggaggaagttgttgagcatgagagtggtgagaggctggaatgggttgcccagggaggtggttgaggccctgtccctcgaggtgtttaaggccaggctggatgaggttctggccagtctgatc
The sequence above is a segment of the Pogoniulus pusillus isolate bPogPus1 chromosome 26, bPogPus1.pri, whole genome shotgun sequence genome. Coding sequences within it:
- the NRROS gene encoding transforming growth factor beta activator LRRC33; translated protein: MEASLPSLSLLLILLAAGWGSRVITTAWATSPGGCVLVQGIADCTGRWLSSVPGNLQDDTEELLLDDNTIQVLANASLLSYHRLRHLSLPKNRLELIEPGTFLRSQGLHTLSLADNLLFTNYSLTASALSALPALKALNLAGNSLTEGMVSVLIWNLSSLESLSVARNIIMRLDSSVFANLTQLLELNLEKNYIFEIDKAFEGLQRLQRLNLAYNYLPCIVEFGLTQLRVLNVSNNIIEWFLALESDDLFELEVLDLSHNHLLFFPLLPRQSKLHSLLLKDNKMSFYQRLPNGTSLVDVTVQFLLIDGNSTSVTTVSLWDEVCHSNLSSLRLLDMSQNQVWYLPEDFLAQMPSLTHLKLNQNCLETFHLLEGDPLAMLMELDLSQNRLVELGVEADAKDILPNLQLFNLSANRLRALPPAVFTYTRKITTVDLSHNQVDLCPQPAVMSKAESPSCVDIRGVETLTHLSLASCGLQGLGGQAFQGTSLTHLDLSNNHQVLSGDLRWLQDIALTLQVLSLRNTSLSSTVVDFSALSSLVCLDLSGNSLTVFPTSLGGLNLQSLDLRHNSLSALPADVAQTPLVKSLREVYLSRNPYNCCTLGWWDSLQWVEGLHVPDGQEVTCSYASHTWTPRMLPEPIVQSCRWQMANRALLYLVLALPTCLTLLVAFVIVFLTFKQKLLQMVKSRCGMSGPY